A genomic window from Alkalihalobacillus sp. AL-G includes:
- a CDS encoding DUF2628 domain-containing protein translates to MFSKKEKHQVNFLDLDEETREDVLEYVGRNKEYYEKKWGKISNRKSIFSWNWSSLILGLFWFGYRKMNVYVYLLLGIFVVLDILSIILFKRTTLSTELAGMFIVIGLIANKTYFDFVLKKVQSLKNQYPNREERLLAIRKNGGVSWLCAIIFAFVLIIYTFSITFLEEKVYYAYAIPKFTQAAELQKSGQLEEAIDIYDDIENRNYPIPSIYYNKALIYGSKGEYKKALKHIETFLKLVPRDKRGLELKEELINTK, encoded by the coding sequence ATGTTTTCAAAGAAAGAGAAACATCAGGTGAATTTTTTAGATCTTGATGAAGAAACACGTGAAGATGTATTAGAATATGTCGGTAGAAATAAAGAGTACTATGAAAAGAAATGGGGAAAAATTTCAAATCGAAAATCTATATTCTCTTGGAATTGGAGTTCATTAATTTTAGGTTTATTTTGGTTTGGTTATCGGAAAATGAATGTTTATGTTTATCTTCTTCTAGGCATTTTTGTTGTACTTGATATCTTATCAATCATATTGTTTAAAAGAACAACGCTGTCAACTGAGTTGGCTGGTATGTTTATCGTTATAGGATTAATCGCTAATAAGACCTACTTTGATTTTGTATTAAAGAAAGTACAAAGTTTAAAAAATCAATATCCAAACCGTGAAGAACGTCTTCTTGCCATTCGTAAGAATGGTGGAGTCAGTTGGTTATGTGCGATCATATTTGCTTTCGTATTAATAATTTATACTTTTTCAATCACTTTTTTAGAAGAGAAAGTATATTATGCTTATGCAATACCAAAATTCACACAAGCTGCAGAACTGCAAAAATCAGGTCAACTAGAAGAAGCTATCGATATCTATGATGACATAGAAAATCGCAATTATCCTATCCCTTCTATTTATTATAATAAAGCACTAATTTACGGTTCTAAAGGAGAGTATAAAAAAGCATTAAAGCATATCGAAACCTTTCTAAAATTAGTTCCTAGAGATAAACGTGGCTTAGAATTAAAAGAAGAACTCATTAATACAAAATAA
- a CDS encoding LAGLIDADG family homing endonuclease, with protein sequence MKKWEAAYLAGIIDGEGSITLTRMHQSEHRRPCITIASTDKELLVYVQTLTNGVINNKKNYNPIKHKNSYTLNIKKKEDVFSTLLSTAPYLRIPQKRNRAHWILDHYNEVTQRNGKYNKELMEKKLLFEEPFFRI encoded by the coding sequence ATGAAAAAATGGGAGGCTGCATATTTGGCTGGTATCATTGATGGTGAAGGTAGTATTACTCTAACTCGTATGCACCAAAGTGAGCACCGTCGTCCTTGTATTACAATTGCATCAACAGATAAAGAACTTCTAGTATATGTTCAAACTTTAACTAATGGTGTCATTAATAATAAAAAGAACTATAATCCTATTAAACATAAAAACTCATATACTCTAAATATAAAGAAAAAAGAGGATGTATTTTCAACATTATTATCTACTGCTCCCTATCTGAGAATTCCCCAAAAAAGAAATCGAGCACATTGGATTCTTGATCATTATAATGAAGTTACTCAGAGAAATGGGAAATATAATAAAGAATTGATGGAAAAGAAGTTATTATTTGAGGAGCCTTTTTTCAGGATATAA
- a CDS encoding NUDIX hydrolase: MAHHLVSGVIVVKDNRVLLVKDKNGWSLPKGSTENGETLLTTAKREGLEETGYQLNIEDVAFITEYTAKEYGQYLQIYYIGEIISEMDTQDDPDQDVIETKFIPINKIREYLKFRPWVIPLENWLKDSNLKYYCFDLEKDGFEV, encoded by the coding sequence TTGGCTCATCACTTAGTAAGTGGGGTTATAGTAGTTAAAGACAATAGAGTTCTCTTGGTTAAAGATAAAAATGGTTGGAGTTTGCCAAAAGGTTCAACTGAAAATGGTGAAACCTTATTAACAACTGCTAAAAGGGAAGGACTTGAAGAAACAGGTTATCAATTAAATATTGAAGATGTTGCTTTTATAACAGAATATACTGCAAAGGAATATGGACAGTATTTGCAGATTTATTATATTGGAGAAATTATATCCGAAATGGATACACAAGATGATCCAGACCAAGATGTAATTGAAACTAAATTTATCCCAATCAATAAAATACGAGAATATTTAAAGTTTCGTCCTTGGGTAATACCTTTAGAAAATTGGCTTAAAGATAGTAATTTAAAATACTACTGTTTTGACTTGGAAAAGGATGGCTTTGAAGTATAA
- the smpB gene encoding SsrA-binding protein SmpB, whose protein sequence is MPRHEGKLVAQNKKARHDYIIEETYETGIVLQGTEIKAIRAGRVQLKDSFARVQNGEVFLHNMHISHYEQGNRFNHEPLRTRKLLLHKKQISKLIGATKESGYSLVPLKLYIKNGFAKVLIGIGKGKKKYDKREDLKRKTAKREIEKAFRERQKM, encoded by the coding sequence ATGCCACGTCATGAAGGAAAGTTAGTTGCACAAAACAAAAAAGCACGACACGACTATATCATCGAAGAAACGTACGAAACCGGAATCGTATTACAAGGAACCGAAATCAAGGCGATCCGGGCTGGCCGAGTCCAGCTGAAGGATTCATTCGCACGTGTCCAGAATGGTGAAGTCTTCCTCCATAACATGCATATCAGTCATTACGAACAAGGAAACCGGTTCAATCACGAACCGCTCCGAACACGCAAACTGCTTTTACACAAAAAACAAATCAGCAAATTGATCGGCGCAACGAAAGAGTCCGGCTATTCGCTTGTCCCGTTGAAGCTTTATATCAAGAACGGATTTGCGAAGGTCCTGATCGGAATCGGAAAAGGAAAGAAGAAATACGATAAGCGTGAAGATCTCAAGCGAAAGACGGCAAAACGCGAAATCGAAAAAGCTTTCCGAGAACGCCAAAAAATGTAA
- a CDS encoding YwqG family protein, which produces MKESKLPYLNLPNELECYRKQITKTIKPYIRISTHKNNTNLFQSKFSGNPYLPKYTEHPKDKNGLPMKLLAQINFEEIPNIESMPEKGILQLFISGEDDLMGINFDDLTDQSNFKVIYHSNIIEDKSLLVTDFSYMDSLNEEFFPIQDELSLSFTLEYEPISVEDYRNSDLLGESVDLSVEKDNGDKELWEVYSDTFLGDGHKMGGYPYFTQTDPRDYEKRYQEHNVLLLQIDTEDDKGIMWGDAGIANLFIKEEDLKALNFKNVIYNWDCH; this is translated from the coding sequence ATGAAGGAATCAAAATTACCTTATCTAAATTTACCAAATGAATTAGAGTGTTATAGGAAACAAATCACAAAAACTATCAAGCCATACATAAGGATTTCTACTCACAAAAATAATACTAATCTATTTCAAAGTAAATTTTCAGGTAACCCATATTTACCTAAGTATACTGAACATCCAAAAGATAAAAATGGACTTCCTATGAAATTGTTAGCACAAATAAACTTTGAAGAGATTCCCAATATAGAATCGATGCCTGAAAAAGGAATCCTACAGCTTTTTATCTCAGGTGAAGATGACCTAATGGGAATTAATTTTGATGATTTGACGGATCAATCTAATTTTAAAGTTATATATCACTCTAATATTATAGAAGATAAATCACTATTGGTAACTGATTTCTCATATATGGATAGCCTTAATGAGGAATTTTTTCCTATTCAAGATGAACTGTCCTTATCATTTACATTAGAGTACGAGCCTATCTCAGTTGAGGACTACAGAAATAGTGATTTATTAGGTGAATCAGTTGACCTATCTGTTGAAAAAGACAATGGTGATAAAGAATTATGGGAAGTCTATTCTGATACATTTTTAGGTGATGGTCATAAAATGGGAGGCTATCCATACTTTACTCAGACAGATCCAAGAGATTATGAAAAAAGATATCAGGAACATAATGTATTGCTCTTACAAATAGATACAGAAGACGATAAAGGAATCATGTGGGGTGATGCGGGGATAGCTAATTTGTTTATTAAGGAAGAGGATTTGAAAGCTTTAAACTTCAAAAATGTTATTTACAACTGGGATTGTCATTAA